A region of the Planctomycetota bacterium genome:
GGTCCCGCCTGCCGGTGATGCGGCGAGGGCGGCGGGTTGACGTCTGGAGCGGGCGCATGTGTGGGCACAGCCGGTCGCGGACGCGGTGCACGCGGTGCTTGCTGGGCTTGCTGGGCGCGCGGTGCTTCCTTGGCGTGCTGGTCGTGCTGTTCTTGTTTGGTCTCTTCCCTGGTCTCTTCGGCGGCACCAGCGTGTGCACGGCCGACGACGTCGCCGGTCATGTTGCCGGTCGCCTGGTTCTCGACCGGGCCGGGTGGCGGGTCGAACGGCTCGGGCCCCTCGTCGATCTCCCGCGCACCGCACGCGCTTCCGACGGCAGCGAGGTGGCGGTCAGTGGCGTGAGCGGCATCACCTGGCTCGGCGGCGACCGCTATGCCGCCGTGATGGACAACGCGCCTGCGCTCGTGCGCGTGACGGTGGCGTTCGGACCGTCGGGTGAATCCCGCGCGCCGCCGGTGGTCGAGGCGCTGCCGCTCGGCGCGAGCCACGACTACGAGGACCTCGCCGCCTGGCCGCCGCCGGCCGAGGACGCGGCCGACGATGCAGTCGTCAGGCGGCTGTTCATCGGCGAGGAGGACACGCCGGCGGTGCGCTCCTGCCACTGGCCGACGCCGGCCCTCGACGGGGGCCTGCGGCTGCCGGCCGTGTTCCGCCGGCGCCGCCCCAACCGCGGTGTCGAGGCGGTGGCGGCCGACCCGGACGGCGTGCACGTCTGGGCGGCCAACGAGGAGGCCCTCGAGACCGATGGTCCGGCGCCCACCGCCGACTCCGGAACCGTCGTGCGGATCGTGAAGATGCCGATCGCCGTGCCGGCGGAGCCCGCTCGGCAGGCGGCCCAGACGGCCTATCCGGTCGCCCCGCCACACCGGTTCGTCGGCGTCTCGGGAATCGCCGTCCACTCGGGGGTCGTGGCGCTGGTGGCCCTCGGCTCGGGCCGCCTGCTCGTCCTCGAACGGGCCGGCTGCCCCGGCTTGCCGCCGTTTTCCAACCGCATCACGCTCGTCGATACGACCACCGCCCCCGACGTGGCCGCGATCGACCGCGATCTCGACCGGCATCCCGACGCCCAGGTCGCCCCGGTCCCGCTGTGGGTGGGAACGGTGCACGCCAACCTCGAGGGGCTGTGCCTCGGCCCGCCGCTCCACCCGGGGCGGCTGCTGCTCGGTGTCACCGACGACGGCGGCGGGGGCCTGCCTTCGGCGCTGGTGGCGTTTCGGCTCCTCGGCCCGGAGGAAGGCACGCCGGAGCCGAACCGCGGCGAAGCGCCGGCGGCGGACCGGGAGGCCGAGAGCCCCCCTACCAGCCCATGACCATGGTCGACTCGATCACCTTGCGGGCGCGGTCGAGGTCGTCGCCGGTCTCGTGCATGTAGAGCCGGATGGCGTGGACCTTGTCGCCGGACGCACGCGACAGGCATTCGCGGGCGGTGTGGCAGGGCCGCTCACGGGTCGGCGACAGGCCGAGCGCCGACTTCGAGA
Encoded here:
- a CDS encoding esterase-like activity of phytase family protein, producing MRGRRRRGFAGPWFRETRRALAADSVGGVVAFATCVRDNRAMQRLAGLCRRPWSRLPVMRRGRRVDVWSGRMCGHSRSRTRCTRCLLGLLGARCFLGVLVVLFLFGLFPGLFGGTSVCTADDVAGHVAGRLVLDRAGWRVERLGPLVDLPRTARASDGSEVAVSGVSGITWLGGDRYAAVMDNAPALVRVTVAFGPSGESRAPPVVEALPLGASHDYEDLAAWPPPAEDAADDAVVRRLFIGEEDTPAVRSCHWPTPALDGGLRLPAVFRRRRPNRGVEAVAADPDGVHVWAANEEALETDGPAPTADSGTVVRIVKMPIAVPAEPARQAAQTAYPVAPPHRFVGVSGIAVHSGVVALVALGSGRLLVLERAGCPGLPPFSNRITLVDTTTAPDVAAIDRDLDRHPDAQVAPVPLWVGTVHANLEGLCLGPPLHPGRLLLGVTDDGGGGLPSALVAFRLLGPEEGTPEPNRGEAPAADREAESPPTSP